The DNA window ACCACTTGGTAAGGAATTAAGTTTTTCGAGAATACGACTTCTACTCCAGTAAAATTCTATGTCTTCTTCAAAAATGATATAGATACTTGAAAAGCCGAACATAGAAGAACTACGAATGGTTTTTACTCCAGGAATCCCTAACAAGGATGTGGTTAATGGATATGTAATTTGGTCTTCTATATCTTGTGGTGAGCGACCATCCCATTTTGTAAAAACGATTTGTTGGTTTTCTCCTATATCTGGTATGGCATCTACAGCAACTGGATTACTTGGTAAGAAACCTGTATCCCAATTAAAAGGTGCATTAACCGTTCCCCATCCTACAAAAAGGACGAGTAGCAGAACTGCAACGAGTTTATTTTCTATTAAAAATTTGATGCTTTTATTGAGCATTGGCTTTGATTATTAAACAGTTAGACAATGGTGTAAGGAAAACACCGAATACAGCGAATTATCCTTACGAAATTGCAGTCATAGGATAAAAAATTCTATTGTTTAAAAATCAAATTAAGTATGTTTCGTCAATCTTGTAGAGTTGCCTTATGACGAGTGGCGGTTTATATTCTTCGTAAGTAGAAACGTTATTTTCTAAACCTTCAAAAAGGTTAATGTAAGTGTAAACAAATGAAGCTATAAATAGGTGTTGCTCAAACGTGATTTTATCAACTTGCAATTGCAATTCGTCTTGACCTTCAATTGCTAATTGTTCATCATCACAACAATTTTTCTTGGTAATAGAACATCCTTCGGTTGAAGGCTTTTCCATTTCCATTCCGCACCCTTTGGCTTTTTGAAAGATAGCAGTTTCTACTAACGTATCTCCACAATAATGCATATTCAAAGTAAATGACATTGTAGAGAATAACACTACAAAAGCCATTGTTAAAGACATTATTTTATGGAAAAATTGCTTCATATTGATTGCGAAGTTACGAAATTTTAACAACTATTGATTCTGTTTAACAGAAGTTTAATTGACTAATCTGCTTAATCCCAAGTCATTTTCTGCAAGCGAACCGCATTTAATATTGCTAAAAGTGCAACACCAACATCTGCAAAAACTGCTTCCCACATTGTTGCCAAACCTCCTGCTCCTAAAATCAATACAATTACTTTGACACCAAATGCCAAAATAATATTTTGCCAAACAATTTTTCTTGTGGAACGACTTATTTTAATCGCCTTTACCACTTTTGAAGGTTGGTCTGTTTGAATAATAACATCTGCTGTTTCAATAGCTACATCACTTCCTAAACCACCCATTGCGATCCCTACATCACTTGCTGCTAAAACTGGTGCGTCATTAATACCATCACCTATAAAAGCTATTTTGTTTGCTGGATTTTTCTTTAAAATTTCAACTTCGTTTAATTTATCTTCTGGTAATAATCCACCTTTAGCATTTTTAATATTCAATTCTTTTGCGACTTGTTGGGTAATGGAATCTTTATCTCCAGAAAGCATCATTATATTATTAATACCAACTTTATGTAAGGCTGTAATTGTTTCTTTGGCATCTTCTTTTAATTCGTCTGCTATTACCACATAACCAGCGAACTTATTATCTATTGCTACTAAAACTATAGATTCTACAATAGATTCCGTTTCCGTTGGAACCTCAATATTATTGGCAGTCATTAAGGCTTTATTTCCTACTAAAACTGTTTTACCATTTACAATGCCTCTTAAACCTTTTCCTGCAATTTCAGAAACGTCTTGTGCTTCAAAATCTTCTCCTTCTGCTTTATACTCTAAAATTGCTTTAGCAATTGGATGCGTGGATTGCTCTTCCATCGCCATTAAATATTGCATAAATTCGGTTTCTTTCCAATCAATTGCTTTTACTTCTTTGATTTTGAAAACTCCTTTGGTAACCGTTCCTGTCTTATCCATTACCAAGGTGTTTATTTTGGTCATTGCATCTAAAAACGAAGCTCCTTTAAATAAAATTCCGTTTTTTGAAGCTGCTCCCAATCCTCCGAAATAACCCAATGGAATAGAAATTACCAAAGCACAAGGACAAGAAATCACAAGAAAAATTAAAGCTCTGTATAACCAATCTCTAAAGACATAATCATCTACAAAAAAGTATGGTAGAAACGTAACACCTATTGCTAAAAACACAACTATTGGCGTGTAGATACGTGCAAATTTTCTAATGAATAATTCTGTTTTAGATTTTCGAGCTGTGGCGTTCTGTACCATATCCAAAATTCTTGCAATGGAACTGTCTTTAAATTCTTTGGTGGTTTCTATTTCAATTACACCGTCCAAATTAATGCTGCCTGCAAAAACTTTTTCACCTTTTGCAATCGTATCAGGTTTACTTTCTCCTGTTAATGCAGCTGTGTTGAATGAACCTTTTTTGGAAAGTAGAATACCATCTAAAGGAATTTTTTCTCCCACACGCACTTGCACTTTTTCGCCAATTTCAACCGTTTCTGGACTCACAGACACATAATCATTGTTGCGATATACCAGAGCTTCATTTGGTCTTACATCAAGTAAGGCTTTTATATTTCCTTTTGCTCTGTTAACAGCTGCATTTTGAAATAGTTCCCCAACTGCGTAAAACAACATTACTGCAACACCTTCAGGATATTCGCCAATAATAAACGCACCAATAGTAGCAATGGACATTAAAAAGAACTCTGTAAACACATCTCCTTTTTTAATACTTTCCCATCCTTCTTTTACTACAGGAAGACCTACTGGCAAATATGCTATACCATACCATACAATACGCAACCAATCTTTAAAAAATGCAACATCAAAATAATCTAAAGCAATGCCAATAATTAGCATTGTAAAACTTATGATTGCTGGAATATAGGCTTTAATTTGACTTGAATTGCCACTATGATCGTGACCATCATCGTGACTATGTTGTTCTTCTGAATCTGGTTTTAAATCTCTTAAATTGACTTTCTTTTTTTTCATTTTGAATTGAATAAATTTTTAATATCATTAGGAATAGGCATACGTTTTAATGGTGGTACATTTGCACCTCCTGTATTGCCGATTGGTATGTGATTAATGAACGATTTCCAACCTCCAACAATTAATCTTATTATTTGTCCAAATACTTCTTTGGTGTTTTTTTGCATTAAGCCAAACTTTAGCATTAACCAATGTGAATAGGTATGCTCAATAGGATAAGATTGACCTATAATGTGACTTCTTTCTAAATGATACCACGCATTAGTAAAATCACTGTTAGCCAAAGCAACTTCATATAAACCAAGTTCTTTATTATAAGCATCTTTTAAATACTTTGGTATTTTATAATTCAGTTTCATTATTATCTCATTTGATTGTAAAAATATAATACCAATACGTGCAATGGAAGTGCAATTATTGTCCACTACATTTATCACAAATACCTTTTACCACCAAGTTTACGTTTTCTGACACAAAACCATCTGGTACTTTTATTAAAGGGATTTTATGTTCTGTTAAGCAAATAGTTTCATTACAGTTATTGCAATGAAAATGCAAATGCAAATCAGTTTCAATTTCACAATTACATCCGTTTTCACACAGAGCATATTTAGTAATTCCTGTACCATCGTCTATTTGATGCACTATCGCTTTTTCCTCAAATGTTTTAATAGTTCTGTACAATGTGGTTCTATCTGCTTTTTCAAAAGCATTTTCTATATCACTTAATGTTACTGCTATTTGTTTATTTGCAAGAAACTTATAAATCAATAAACGCATTGCCGTAACCCGTATATCTTTTGACTCTAAAAATTGTTCTATTGTTTGCATAATTAATGTTCGTGTTCTGTTTCGCCTTTTTTCATTTCTGCTATAAGGTAGTAAGCATTATTATAAGCGAATTTTGTATTTGGCTTTATATCTACAGAAAATTGAACTGCTATCCAATTACCATCTTTTGCCCCTAATAGCACTTCTATAGGTTTAAAACTCCAGTCTTCATTTTCTTTTTCCGCCGAAAACACGAAAAACCTATCGCCTTCTTTTACTATGGCACTTTCGGGCAACGCCATAGTTTTCGTATTTTCTGTTTGGATTTTTCCTTGAATATACATTCCAGGAATAAGAATGCCTTTTTTATTCTCAATTTCTGCGTGTACGTGTACCGCTTTAGGATTGTCTTCGAAAGTTTTACTTACCGAATAAATTTCAGCTGTTAATTCTTCATCTTGCATTGTTTGTACATTAAAGGTTACTTTTTGACCTTTCTTAACTTTATACACATCTTTTTCAAACACCATTAAATCAGCGTGAACGTGATGTGTATTTACTATTTCAAAGAGTTCGGTTTGAGGTTCAACATATTGTCCTGTTTTTACTTCTACTTTTTGCACATAGCCTTCAATAGGACTGCGTAGTGAAATACGTTGTGCAATACTACCATTGCGAACCGACGTTGCACTAATATTTAATAATTGTAATTGAGCTGCCATTCCTTGAACCATTGCCTTTGAGGCTTCATATTCTGCTTCAGCTTTTTGGTAATTTGCACCAGATCCTACACCTGCATCGTACAATTTTTGTTGACGCTCATAATTCTTCTTTAAAAAATTACTATCACTATAGGCATTTAAATAATTGGTTTGCATTTGAATAATATTTGGATGTGAAAGATATGCCACTACTTGACCTTTATTCACTTTATCCCCTTCAATCACTTCAATAGAAACTACATTAGCACCAATTACTGATGTTATAGCAGCCTCGTTTTGTGGTGGTACTTCTAAAGTTCCATTGGCTTCCACATAACCACTCATATTGCGTGAAGCAATGGTATCTATTTTCATTTTTAAGGCTTCAAACTGTTGTTGTGAAAGCATCACTTCTTCGTCTTCTTTATGGTCATCGTTTTCTTCAGTATTTTGTTCTTCGTTATGCGAATTGCCATTGTCTTCTTTGTGGCTTTCTTTATTTCCGCAAGCAGAAACAAAAATGGATAACATTATTATGGCTAAAAATTTATATAATCTATTTTTCATTTTCTTATTGATTAAAATATTGTAATTGAAATGTACTTTCTAAATAGTTTGCTAACGCTGTTTGTGCTTCCAGTTCTGATTGAATAGCTTCTTTTATAAGTTGTGTAAACGCTGTGTAATCAATCTCTCCTTCTCTATATGCAAACAAAGCACCTGTTTTTTGTTCTTTAATAAGTGGTAATACTTCATTCTTATAGAACAGCCAAGATGTTTTCCATTTTTGGTAATTTTCTTTAGTTTGATTAAATTTAGATTGTACTTCCTTTTGTTTGAACTGCATATTTGATTCGGCAATTTGTCTATCAATTTTTGCTGTTCTAACTTGTGCTTTTGTTGTACCAGATAAAAACGGAATGGAAATACCAGCTTGATAGGTGTAAAATCCAGAATTTCCATTTACTTTTTGCAAGCCACCTTGAAGGTTGAACTTTGGTAAATTTTCGGCTTTGGCAGCTCTATAGTTTGCTTCTGCTTCTGTGACTTGAAGTTGAGAAATAGTATACAACGGATGTGCTTCTAAACTAAAGGATTCTACATTTATTTCGCTCTCTATATCAATTTCATCTGAAACTGTATAAAATTCATTAGAAACTAACCATAGATTTAATTGTTGTAATGCAATAGCATATTCACTTTTTGATTGCATAAATTTATTCTGAATTTGTAAGGCTTGATTTTTGGCAGCCGAATATTCTAACCGCGAAATAGCTTCTACTTCATAATTTAATGCAACTGCTTTTTCAAAGTTGGTATAAATAGAATCTAACTCTTTGTATAAATTATATTTTCTTTTACTCTGTAAGGCATTTGCCCACGCCTTTTTAACTTCCAATTCTAAATCTAATTCTGAAAGCTGAAAGGCTTTTTGGGCTAACTGAATACGTTGCTCCTGTAATTTTCTCTTTGGCGAAATACCAAACACGTCTATATTTGATTGACCAACACCTATAGTTGTATAAATACCTGTGCCATTGTTAATTTCTTCGCCACCAGTAAAAATTTGAGTAGTACCAAAATCGAAAGCAGTTTCTTTTAATTGTTGTTGCTTATCAATTTCAAGCTGTCGTTGTTTTAGACTTGGATAGTTTTCTTTAGCCAATTTCACAGCTTCTTGCATTGAAATATTAGGTAACGAATCGTTTATTTGTTGTGCGTTACCTGTTATTGGCAACAAAAACATAAAAGCTACCATAGCAGTAACTGTTATTACTTTTTTGTCAGTTCTAAAATTGAATGATTTGTTTTCTACCCAATGATATAATATAGGTAAAACGAATAATGTTAATAATGTAGAGGTTAATAAACCACCAATTACAACAGTTGCTAAAGGACGCTGAACTTCTGCACCAGCTGATGCTGAAATTGCCATAGGTAAAAAGCCTAAAACATCTGTAAAAGCTGTTAACATAATAGGTCTAATTCTTCGCTTTGTACCTTCTATTATTCTATCTTTTAGATTGGTTACTCCTTCTTCTTTTAATTCGTTAAGTCCACTAATCATTACTAATCCGTTTAAAACCGCAACACCAAACAGAACAATAAAACCAACACCTGCCGAAATACTAAAAGGCATATCTCGTAACCACAATGCCACAACACCACCAATGGTTGCCATTGGGATAGCGATGTAAATCATTAAGGTTTGTGGTAACGATTTTAGTGCAAAATATATCAGTACAAAAATGAGTAACAAGGCAATAGGAACGACAGTTTGTAAACGGTTACTGGCACGTTCTAAATTTTCAAAAGCACCACCATAACGAATAAAATAACCAGAAGGTAGTTCTAATTGTGCATCTAATTTAGTTTTAATTTCGCCTACTAACGATTTTACATCACGACCTCTTACATTAATACCTACATAAGTTCTTCTATTGGTGTTATCTCTACTTATTTGCATTGGACCTGCTTTGTAACTTACATCAGCTACTTCGCGAAGTGGAATCTGTGCACCAGAAGGTAAGTTGATAAACAAATTTTGCACATCTGTTATGTCTTTACGATTATGAGAACTTAACCTAACCACCAAATCAAATCGTTTTTCGCCTTCAAAAATAGTTCCTGCTATTCCTCCTGCAAAAGCTGATTGCACAATTTGATTTAACGTGTTTATTTGAAGTCCGTATTGTGCCAATTTACTTCTGTTATAAGTAATTGTCATTTGCGGTAAACCAGTTGTAGCTTCCGCTTTCATATCTCCAATACCATCAGTACCTGCAATAATTTTAGATATTTCTTCTGTTTTTTGAGACAATACATTTATATCTTCTCCATAAAGTTTAATAGCTATATCTTCTCTAACACCTTCAAGCAATTCGTTAAAACGCATTTCAATTGGTTGCGTAAACTCATAATTCACACCAGGAATTATTTCCACTGATTCTTTCATTTTTTCGATGAGTTCATCTTTTGTCTCAACGGTTGTCCATTCACCTTTTGGTTTCAGTATTACAAATACATCTGCTAAATCCATTGGCATTGGATCGGTTGGAATTTCGGCAACACCAATTCGACTTACAATTTTTTCAACTTCTGGAAACTTTGCTTTTACAATTTGTTCAATTTTTGTGGTTGTTTCAATCGTTTCTGTAAGCGAGCTTCCGGGTTTTAAAATGGCGTGAAATGCAATGTCACCCTCATCGAGTTGTGGAATAAATTCGCCACCCATTCTTGTAAACATAAAAACTGCAATACCAAATAAGACAACAGAAACACCAATTATTAATTTTCCTTTCTTTAAAGCTTTTTCTAATAGTGGTTGGTATTTACGTTCTACCCAATGCACGAATTTATCGCCATAAGATTTTTTGTCTGACTTTGGCGCTCTTAAAATAAGTGCAGACATCATTGGAACGTAGGTTAAACAAAGTACCATTGCACCAATCATTGCGAAAATAAAGGTCAATGCCATTGGTTTAAACATTTTTCCTTCTATACCTTCTAATGCCAGTATTGGCAGAAATACAATTAAAATAATCAGCTGACCGAAAAAGGCAGCATTCATCATTTTTTTTGAAGCGTTTGCAGCAACACCATCTCGCTCTTTGGATGTCAATTTCCTTTTCTTTAGAACTTGCGAAGCAATTAGGAAAACGGTACTTTCTACAATAATCACAGCACCATCGACAATAATTCCGAAATCTATTGCTCCCAGACTCATTAAGTTAGCCCAAACATCAAACACATTCATTAGTATAAATGCGAATAATAGAGATAATGGAATTGTTGAAGCTACTATTAAACCACCACGCCAATTACCTAATAAGAAAATAAGAACAAATATCACTATTAATGCCCCTTCAATTAGATTGGTAGCAACCGTTGAGGTCGTTTCTGCTATTAATTTGCTTCGGTCTAATAATGGTTCGATAATGACACCTTCTGGTAATGACTCTTCAATTTGAGCCATTCGCACTTTTACATTCTCAATAACATCGTTTGAATTAGCGCCTTTAAGCATCATAACCAAACCACCAACTACTTCGCCTTCTCCATCTTGGGTTAAAGCTCCATAACGAATGGCAGCACCAAATTGTACCGTAGCAATGTCGCCTACGGTAATTGGAATATTGTTTGTGTTTTTAACGGTAATCTTTTTAATATCCTCTAAACTACGCACCAAACCTTCTCCACGAATAAAATTGGCTTGATGGTTCTTTTCAATGTATGCTCCACCAGTATTTTGATTGTTAGCTTCAAGAGCTTCAAAAACATCGGTAATTGTTAAACCAATAGCTTTTAATTCGTTTGGGTCTACAGCAACTTCGTATTGCTTAATTTTTCCACCTATGGCGTTTACCTCAACTACACCTTCTACCATAGCCATTTGACGCTGTACAATCCAATCTTGCATTGTACGCAAATCAGTAACCGAATATTTGTCTTTATACTCTGGTTTTACTTTAAGTGTGTATTGATAAATTTCTCCTAAACCTGAAGAAATAGGACCCATAGTTGGCTCGCCAAAACCACTCGGAATTTGTTCTTTAACTTCGTTTAGTTTTTCTGCTACTAATTGACGTGGTAGATACGTTCCCATATCATCGTCAAAAACTATAGTAACTACAGATAAACCAAAACGAGAAATGGAACGGATTTCCTTTACATCAGGCAGGTTGCTCATTGCAACTTCCACAGGGTAGGTTACAAATTGTTCAATATCCTCTGTACCTAAATTGGGGGCTTGCGTAATGACTTGAACTTGGTTATTGGTAATATCTGGAACAGCATCTATTGGTACTTGGGTCATACTCCAAATACCTGCTCCAACAATGGTAAGCGTTAGCAAACCAATAATGAATTTGTTATTGATTGAAAAATCAATGATTTTATTAATCATAGAAAATGTATTAATTCAGTTGAAAACTTGCGGTGCGAATAGGTGCAACGCTTTTATAGAGCAATGCTTACTTTGAGAAGCATCACGTTAGGATATAGCTATCCTTAAAAAAAACTGAATTATACTCGAGGGGGTTGGAAAAGTGATTCCAAATATCTGGAAGTGAAGTTTACTTTATGTAAATTATATTGTTTTTTCTCTTCAAATTTTAGTCGATTGGTTAAAGCCAAATTATTGTTCGCAATAATTAATACCAAAGGGTGACAACACTGATTATGGGAATGGACTGGTGTATTCTCCTTATCTGGGTTATGATGATGCTCTTCATTTTTAGCATCGCTGCCAATGTAGTCTTCAACTACATATTCAAGGAAAGAGTCACCATAAACTTTATGGTCTTGATAATGGGTAATAACGTTTGAAATTTCTTTAATTGGACCACAAAAGTCCATATCTATGCTTATCCCTTGAAAAAAGAATAAAATAGACATTGAAATGGAAACGAATATTTTCATATAATTTAGACAAATATACAAATTATTGAATGCAATGGTTGTGCAAAAGATAATGAGTTATTTTTTATAAAAACCAAAG is part of the Psychroserpens ponticola genome and encodes:
- a CDS encoding CusA/CzcA family heavy metal efflux RND transporter → MINKIIDFSINNKFIIGLLTLTIVGAGIWSMTQVPIDAVPDITNNQVQVITQAPNLGTEDIEQFVTYPVEVAMSNLPDVKEIRSISRFGLSVVTIVFDDDMGTYLPRQLVAEKLNEVKEQIPSGFGEPTMGPISSGLGEIYQYTLKVKPEYKDKYSVTDLRTMQDWIVQRQMAMVEGVVEVNAIGGKIKQYEVAVDPNELKAIGLTITDVFEALEANNQNTGGAYIEKNHQANFIRGEGLVRSLEDIKKITVKNTNNIPITVGDIATVQFGAAIRYGALTQDGEGEVVGGLVMMLKGANSNDVIENVKVRMAQIEESLPEGVIIEPLLDRSKLIAETTSTVATNLIEGALIVIFVLIFLLGNWRGGLIVASTIPLSLLFAFILMNVFDVWANLMSLGAIDFGIIVDGAVIIVESTVFLIASQVLKKRKLTSKERDGVAANASKKMMNAAFFGQLIILIVFLPILALEGIEGKMFKPMALTFIFAMIGAMVLCLTYVPMMSALILRAPKSDKKSYGDKFVHWVERKYQPLLEKALKKGKLIIGVSVVLFGIAVFMFTRMGGEFIPQLDEGDIAFHAILKPGSSLTETIETTTKIEQIVKAKFPEVEKIVSRIGVAEIPTDPMPMDLADVFVILKPKGEWTTVETKDELIEKMKESVEIIPGVNYEFTQPIEMRFNELLEGVREDIAIKLYGEDINVLSQKTEEISKIIAGTDGIGDMKAEATTGLPQMTITYNRSKLAQYGLQINTLNQIVQSAFAGGIAGTIFEGEKRFDLVVRLSSHNRKDITDVQNLFINLPSGAQIPLREVADVSYKAGPMQISRDNTNRRTYVGINVRGRDVKSLVGEIKTKLDAQLELPSGYFIRYGGAFENLERASNRLQTVVPIALLLIFVLIYFALKSLPQTLMIYIAIPMATIGGVVALWLRDMPFSISAGVGFIVLFGVAVLNGLVMISGLNELKEEGVTNLKDRIIEGTKRRIRPIMLTAFTDVLGFLPMAISASAGAEVQRPLATVVIGGLLTSTLLTLFVLPILYHWVENKSFNFRTDKKVITVTAMVAFMFLLPITGNAQQINDSLPNISMQEAVKLAKENYPSLKQRQLEIDKQQQLKETAFDFGTTQIFTGGEEINNGTGIYTTIGVGQSNIDVFGISPKRKLQEQRIQLAQKAFQLSELDLELEVKKAWANALQSKRKYNLYKELDSIYTNFEKAVALNYEVEAISRLEYSAAKNQALQIQNKFMQSKSEYAIALQQLNLWLVSNEFYTVSDEIDIESEINVESFSLEAHPLYTISQLQVTEAEANYRAAKAENLPKFNLQGGLQKVNGNSGFYTYQAGISIPFLSGTTKAQVRTAKIDRQIAESNMQFKQKEVQSKFNQTKENYQKWKTSWLFYKNEVLPLIKEQKTGALFAYREGEIDYTAFTQLIKEAIQSELEAQTALANYLESTFQLQYFNQ
- a CDS encoding Fur family transcriptional regulator: MQTIEQFLESKDIRVTAMRLLIYKFLANKQIAVTLSDIENAFEKADRTTLYRTIKTFEEKAIVHQIDDGTGITKYALCENGCNCEIETDLHLHFHCNNCNETICLTEHKIPLIKVPDGFVSENVNLVVKGICDKCSGQ
- a CDS encoding efflux RND transporter periplasmic adaptor subunit, coding for MKNRLYKFLAIIMLSIFVSACGNKESHKEDNGNSHNEEQNTEENDDHKEDEEVMLSQQQFEALKMKIDTIASRNMSGYVEANGTLEVPPQNEAAITSVIGANVVSIEVIEGDKVNKGQVVAYLSHPNIIQMQTNYLNAYSDSNFLKKNYERQQKLYDAGVGSGANYQKAEAEYEASKAMVQGMAAQLQLLNISATSVRNGSIAQRISLRSPIEGYVQKVEVKTGQYVEPQTELFEIVNTHHVHADLMVFEKDVYKVKKGQKVTFNVQTMQDEELTAEIYSVSKTFEDNPKAVHVHAEIENKKGILIPGMYIQGKIQTENTKTMALPESAIVKEGDRFFVFSAEKENEDWSFKPIEVLLGAKDGNWIAVQFSVDIKPNTKFAYNNAYYLIAEMKKGETEHEH
- a CDS encoding HYC_CC_PP family protein, encoding MKQFFHKIMSLTMAFVVLFSTMSFTLNMHYCGDTLVETAIFQKAKGCGMEMEKPSTEGCSITKKNCCDDEQLAIEGQDELQLQVDKITFEQHLFIASFVYTYINLFEGLENNVSTYEEYKPPLVIRQLYKIDETYLI
- a CDS encoding DUF3703 domain-containing protein, which codes for MKLNYKIPKYLKDAYNKELGLYEVALANSDFTNAWYHLERSHIIGQSYPIEHTYSHWLMLKFGLMQKNTKEVFGQIIRLIVGGWKSFINHIPIGNTGGANVPPLKRMPIPNDIKNLFNSK
- a CDS encoding heavy metal translocating P-type ATPase, which gives rise to MKKKKVNLRDLKPDSEEQHSHDDGHDHSGNSSQIKAYIPAIISFTMLIIGIALDYFDVAFFKDWLRIVWYGIAYLPVGLPVVKEGWESIKKGDVFTEFFLMSIATIGAFIIGEYPEGVAVMLFYAVGELFQNAAVNRAKGNIKALLDVRPNEALVYRNNDYVSVSPETVEIGEKVQVRVGEKIPLDGILLSKKGSFNTAALTGESKPDTIAKGEKVFAGSINLDGVIEIETTKEFKDSSIARILDMVQNATARKSKTELFIRKFARIYTPIVVFLAIGVTFLPYFFVDDYVFRDWLYRALIFLVISCPCALVISIPLGYFGGLGAASKNGILFKGASFLDAMTKINTLVMDKTGTVTKGVFKIKEVKAIDWKETEFMQYLMAMEEQSTHPIAKAILEYKAEGEDFEAQDVSEIAGKGLRGIVNGKTVLVGNKALMTANNIEVPTETESIVESIVLVAIDNKFAGYVVIADELKEDAKETITALHKVGINNIMMLSGDKDSITQQVAKELNIKNAKGGLLPEDKLNEVEILKKNPANKIAFIGDGINDAPVLAASDVGIAMGGLGSDVAIETADVIIQTDQPSKVVKAIKISRSTRKIVWQNIILAFGVKVIVLILGAGGLATMWEAVFADVGVALLAILNAVRLQKMTWD